The nucleotide sequence CTTTTGGGCTTCATGGTGGCGGTGGCCTTCTCCGTCGACGTCGCTCAGATGCACCTGTCGCGTACTGAATTGCGAACCGCGACCGATGCGGCCGCCAAAGCCGCTGCGGCCACTTTGTCGGACACCCTGGACCGCAATCAAGCGGTTCAGCGTGGCCAGCAAATCGCTGCGGCGAACAGCGTCAACGGAGACCCGTTGGTGATTCCCGCCGGCGATTTCCAGTTCGGACGCAGCCAAGAACAAAACGGCGGCCGTTACGCATTCACCGCGGACCAAGTGCCGCTAAACAGCGTGCGTGTGCTCGGACGCCGGACCGCGGATTCGCCGTCGGGGGCCGTGCCATTGTTTTTCGGAAACATCTTGGGCGTCAGTTCGTTTGAACCGGTGGCCAACGCCACGGCGACTTACATCGAACGCGACGTCGTGCTGGTGGTTGACCGCAGCGGGTCGATGGCCGGTCAAAAGTTTGCGGACTTGTCCAACGCGATCAACGTCTTCGTCAACACGCTGAACAACACGCCGGTGGATGAACGTGTCGGGTTGGCTTCCTACAACGACCGTGCCAGCGAAGATGTGCAACTGACCGAGAATTTGGCGGAGATCAGCGTAGCCATGGGGGCGATGCGGGTCGGCGGATTCACCAGCATTTCACGCGGGATGTCCGCCGGTCGTGCCATCATGTTGTCCGGACGATCGCCCGATTTTGTAGAACGCACGATGGTGGTGATGACCGATGGCCGGCACAACCGCGGGCCAGAACCTCGCGTCGTCGCCAATCAATTGGCCGCCAACAACGTCACGATTCACACGATCACCTTTGGCGGCAACGCCGACCTGACGCGGATGCGTGAAGTCGCCACGATCGGTGGCGGCAATCATTACCACGCCGACAACGGTTTGCAGTTGGAACAGATCTATCGCGAAATCGCATTGACCCTCAGCACGATGATTACCGAATGATGTCCAAGCAAATCTTTCCGGCCGGGGATCGCTCGGCAGCAGGGCTTTCCCGCCGACCAGCCACGCGACGTGACCGCCGTGGTGCGACCATGGTGGAATTCGCGGTGACGGCACCGATCGTGTTCCTGTTCTTTTTCGCCGCGTTCGAATTTTGCCGCGTGGCGATGATCCGCCACACGGCCGACAATGCGGTCTATGAAGCCGCCCGGATCGCGATCATCCCCGGTGGAACCGCGGCCGACGCACGTACCGAAGCGGAACGAGTTTTGGGGACCATCGGCGTCACCAATTACAACATCCAAATTCGCCCGGCCCAAATTCAACGGGATACACCGGAGATCACTGTGCAGGTTGATGTGCCGCTGGATCAAAACAGCTTTGTGCCCAATCAATTCGTCGCGGGCCGTTCAATCCGTCGGGAACTGACGATGCGTCGCGAAGGCGTTTGATCGCACCGGTCTAGCGATTCGCTTGCCGGTACTTTTGGCGGTATTTCTGGTGCAGCATCGTATGGCGATTGCTCAGGTCGACGGGGCGTCCGGTGATGAAAGCATCGGTGACCTGTGTCTCCGTTTCCAAAATGTCGCCATCGGCGATCAACAGTGTCGCGTCCTTTCCGACCGTTAGCGAACCGACACGATCTTCGACGCCCAAGATTTCCGCGGGCGACAGAGTGATCGATCGCAAAGCATCCTGACGCGAAAGTCCATAGGCGACCGCACATCCGGCGTGGTACGGCAAGTTTTGCGTCAGCGAAGCACCGCCGGGTGATCCGGATCCTTCGCCCCCGATGGCAAAACGAACGCCGGCACGCTGTAGCCTGGCGGGCAACGTGTAGGCCGCGTCATAACGGTCACTTCGCCGAATCGGCAAACGATAGGTGCCCGGGATCAGAACGCCGATGTCATTAGCCTTCAACAACTCGGCGCACTGTTCGGCGTCGAACCCACCGTGAATGATCAGACGCAGCGATTGTGAGCGACAAAAGGCGACCGCGGATTCAATGGCCGACTGGCGGTTGGCTGTCGCAATCACGGGGACTCGGCCTTCGATAACCGGGATCAGGCTTTCCAATCGCAAATCCGCGTGTGTCCTTTCGCCATCTCGTTGCCGTCCCAGCGCGTATCGTCGTGCTTGGTCCAACCGTTCTGTGAATTCATCCAATCGCTCGTCGCGGCGTGCCAGGTCCGCGTCCCCGCCACGTCCGGTGATGTGGTCCCAGTTCAGACACAACCCCGAGGGTGCCGACAGCACCATATCTTGATAGGTCCAGCCGTCCAGCATCATGACCGCCGATTGGCCACGAATCCATCGTCCCAGCGGCGCGACGTTGGCCAACAACACCCCGCCGGACCTGGCGACGGGGATCAATTCGCTGTCCGGGTTCACGGCCACCCATGATTTTGCGTTGGGATTGATGCTGCCGAATTCGGTGTTGTCGACTGTCGCACTTTGGTTGCTGATTTCACGCAGCCCCAAATCGGTCATCGATTCGATCAAGCCGGGATAAACATGCTTGCCCGCCGCATCAATGATTTTTGCGTTGTCGGGAATGTCGATATCCGAACCGATCCCGGTGATCCGGCCGTCGTCAAACAGCAAGTCACCGTTTTGCATCACGGGTTGATCGACCCGATGCAGCGTGGCGCCGCGAATGACGATGGGACGCGACTGTGGCGGCGCGGGAACTTGATCGCTGGCCGACACGACCGACAGACAGATCCATCCGATCGCAGCCACCCACAGACGTGCCGAAGGGATCGCGAAGCGTTGTGTGATAAAGCGGTGCATGTCGATTGGCTCGATCTGATATGGGGGCATTCGACTTGGATGGAAGCGGCGGACGGAGGCGGTGTCCGATACGGTCAGTGGATTGGGGCGTGAACCGTTCATTGCTGTCGCGTGGTGCAAAAAGCGTCGTAACGCAGCCAGCGATCTTCTTCGGCCACCGTTTTGTCGCCAGTTGCGTCGTCGCCGGACGGTTTGCCGTCAGCCAGAACCTTTTGGATCAGTGTTTGCCGTAGTGTTTGGTCACGCTGGTGCCACTGTGCTTCTTTGTCCAAGCTGAAATAGCAGCGGCCGTCGATCCACGTTTGTTCACAGCGTGTGGTGGTCGACAGTGGCGGACCGCTCCAGATCACCAAGTCGGCGTCTTTGCCAGATTCGATCGAACCGACCCGGTCGTCGATGCGCAGTTGCCGTGCAGGATGCAGGGTGACAAAACGCAAGGCTTGGGTGGCCGCGACACCGCCATACTTGGTCGCTTTCGCGGCTTCGGTGTTCAAGTGCCGGCCCAGTTCCGCGTCGTCGCTGTTGTAGGAAACCACCACGTCCGCATCGTTCATCAACACGCCGTTGTAAGGGATCGCGTCGTAGACTTCGAACTTATAAGCCCACCAGTCCGAAAACGATGAACCCATCGCACCGTGTCGTTTCATCGCATCGGCGACTTTGTAGCCTTCCAGGATGTGCTGCAACGTGCCGATTTGAATGCCGAATTCTTCCAACAATGACAGCGTTGCCAAGATTTCGTCCTGACGATAACTGTGACAGTGAATCCAACGTTCGCCACGCTGGACTTGTGATAACGCGTCCAATTGCAAGTCACGACGTACCGGCAACTGGTGCGTGGAAGGATCCGACATGGAACGTCGACGGTGATCGTACTGCCGTGCGGCCAAAAGCTGATCGCGAATGATCTCTTGCACGCCCATCCGTGTGTTGGGGTATCGCCCTGGGTTCCGCTTGACGTTTTCTCCCAAGGCAAACTTGATTCCCGCCGGCGCGTCCTTGAACCGCAGTTGATCCATTCGTCCGCCCCATCGCATCTTGATCACTTGGTTCTGGCCGCCGATCGGATTGGCGGATCCGTGCAAGATGTTGGCGGTGGTGACGCCACCGGCAAGGTGCCGAAAGATAGTGATGTCACTGTCGTCGATGAAATCACCAATGCGGACTTCCGCCGAGACGGCTTGACCGCTTTCGTTCACGCCGCCATCGGTTGCGATGTGCGAATGACAGTCGATGATCCCCGGGGTGATGTGTTTGCCGTCGCATGAAACCACCGCGCCGTTGTCTGTGGTCTTCAAGTCGGTTCCCACCGCCGCGATTTTGCCGTCGCGTATCAACACGTCTTGGACTTTTGGATCGTCGTCCGCGCAGGTCCAAACGGTGGCCCTCGTCAACAGAACTTCGGCCGGCTGATCGGGCAGACCGGTCGTGCCGTAAGCCCCCAAGGGATGCAGCAGGGGAATGTCGTCGGTCTTGGCAACCTCGCTGTCCTCAGCCGATTCCTTTGCGGTGTCAGCCGAAGTATCACCGTCTTGGGTTTCCGAGACGTCTTTATTGGCCGCTGGTTGCAACCGAATCGACCAACGCCGGCCATCGGCGGTGACCAGGGTGCCATCGACTTTGGGTTCACGATCGCGGGTGAACGTGATGAGTTCAAGCAATGCTGTGCCGGGCTGTAGGGCAGTGTCGGTCACCTTGGCAAAGTCGGCTTGGTCGATCGTTCCGGTCAGACGAATCTGGTTGCGCCGGACGTCGTCCAGAGAAACCGGTTTAGGTGTCGACGCCTTTTCATCATCACTTGCCGGCTCAGATTCAGCTTCACTGATTGCAGGGTTTTGCACCTGAGCGGACCAGCGGTTTCGCTTGTCGCGTTTGATCGTCAGCACAAAACGCGTTTTTCGGCCGTTTACGGTGCCCGACGCAGTCCAGCGTCCCGGCAGCGGGTCGTTGTTCGTCTGCCCGTTGCGATCGCCCCAGAAACTTTTCCCCGCGACAAAGGTTCGGATGACTTTGGCATCGGAGTGGTCCCACGGTTGGTCAGTGAGAAACAGATTGGCAAGTTTCCCCGCTTCGATGGTTCCGGCGTCATCGGCGATGCCAAGCAATTGTGCCGGCACCGTTGTCACCGCGGCCAAGGCAGCCGATTCATCCAAGCCATGTTCGATGGATCGGCGAACGGCCTTCAAGAAGCCTTCGCCATCGTCCAAACCGTCGGTCGTCAGGCAAAACGGGACGCCGGCGACCGACAAACGAGCCGGATTGCTGGGCGCATGATGCCAGTGCAACAGCGTCTGTAGTGTCATGTCATTCTGCGCCGATGCCATCGCAACATCGGGCTTGTCGGGAAAGTCGACCGGGACAAGGATCGGTCGGCCGGACTTGACGATGTCGTCGATCGC is from Crateriforma conspicua and encodes:
- a CDS encoding vWA domain-containing protein, with protein sequence MKRTAPSRRRRGAMLVLIAVMLLGFMVAVAFSVDVAQMHLSRTELRTATDAAAKAAAATLSDTLDRNQAVQRGQQIAAANSVNGDPLVIPAGDFQFGRSQEQNGGRYAFTADQVPLNSVRVLGRRTADSPSGAVPLFFGNILGVSSFEPVANATATYIERDVVLVVDRSGSMAGQKFADLSNAINVFVNTLNNTPVDERVGLASYNDRASEDVQLTENLAEISVAMGAMRVGGFTSISRGMSAGRAIMLSGRSPDFVERTMVVMTDGRHNRGPEPRVVANQLAANNVTIHTITFGGNADLTRMREVATIGGGNHYHADNGLQLEQIYREIALTLSTMITE
- a CDS encoding TadE family protein codes for the protein MMSKQIFPAGDRSAAGLSRRPATRRDRRGATMVEFAVTAPIVFLFFFAAFEFCRVAMIRHTADNAVYEAARIAIIPGGTAADARTEAERVLGTIGVTNYNIQIRPAQIQRDTPEITVQVDVPLDQNSFVPNQFVAGRSIRRELTMRREGV
- a CDS encoding amidohydrolase family protein, producing the protein MHRFITQRFAIPSARLWVAAIGWICLSVVSASDQVPAPPQSRPIVIRGATLHRVDQPVMQNGDLLFDDGRITGIGSDIDIPDNAKIIDAAGKHVYPGLIESMTDLGLREISNQSATVDNTEFGSINPNAKSWVAVNPDSELIPVARSGGVLLANVAPLGRWIRGQSAVMMLDGWTYQDMVLSAPSGLCLNWDHITGRGGDADLARRDERLDEFTERLDQARRYALGRQRDGERTHADLRLESLIPVIEGRVPVIATANRQSAIESAVAFCRSQSLRLIIHGGFDAEQCAELLKANDIGVLIPGTYRLPIRRSDRYDAAYTLPARLQRAGVRFAIGGEGSGSPGGASLTQNLPYHAGCAVAYGLSRQDALRSITLSPAEILGVEDRVGSLTVGKDATLLIADGDILETETQVTDAFITGRPVDLSNRHTMLHQKYRQKYRQANR
- a CDS encoding amidohydrolase family protein, with product MTGIRQTISLSVLIFLFGITHQVSSAQSPLNTRPTVGLRESEPTLTALTGATVRQSPEADPIQATVLIDGNRILDVGPNINVPPDARQIDCTGRYIYPGLIDAYSETDVDWSSGQQAGGYWNRYVTPRRNADDGSVVGSSAMQSLRQQGIAIRLVAPAGRIVKGRSVLRLMTDDETQRQILSDPRWVHVQLTVPRQRLSGETYPNSPMGATSLVRQTFYDADWYAKAWAAYQADRTLPRPERNSDLETLVDQIDGCTFVFDAPNERMAVRADKIAREFSLKTIIHGSGREYRAIDDIVKSGRPILVPVDFPDKPDVAMASAQNDMTLQTLLHWHHAPSNPARLSVAGVPFCLTTDGLDDGEGFLKAVRRSIEHGLDESAALAAVTTVPAQLLGIADDAGTIEAGKLANLFLTDQPWDHSDAKVIRTFVAGKSFWGDRNGQTNNDPLPGRWTASGTVNGRKTRFVLTIKRDKRNRWSAQVQNPAISEAESEPASDDEKASTPKPVSLDDVRRNQIRLTGTIDQADFAKVTDTALQPGTALLELITFTRDREPKVDGTLVTADGRRWSIRLQPAANKDVSETQDGDTSADTAKESAEDSEVAKTDDIPLLHPLGAYGTTGLPDQPAEVLLTRATVWTCADDDPKVQDVLIRDGKIAAVGTDLKTTDNGAVVSCDGKHITPGIIDCHSHIATDGGVNESGQAVSAEVRIGDFIDDSDITIFRHLAGGVTTANILHGSANPIGGQNQVIKMRWGGRMDQLRFKDAPAGIKFALGENVKRNPGRYPNTRMGVQEIIRDQLLAARQYDHRRRSMSDPSTHQLPVRRDLQLDALSQVQRGERWIHCHSYRQDEILATLSLLEEFGIQIGTLQHILEGYKVADAMKRHGAMGSSFSDWWAYKFEVYDAIPYNGVLMNDADVVVSYNSDDAELGRHLNTEAAKATKYGGVAATQALRFVTLHPARQLRIDDRVGSIESGKDADLVIWSGPPLSTTTRCEQTWIDGRCYFSLDKEAQWHQRDQTLRQTLIQKVLADGKPSGDDATGDKTVAEEDRWLRYDAFCTTRQQ